The following are from one region of the Rosistilla carotiformis genome:
- a CDS encoding heavy metal translocating P-type ATPase, which yields MDHAEKHKTSLPVADASTQIDPVCGMTVPADSPRSAEYNGENYVFCSDGCLKKFQDDPAGVLAKRSQKEASSGSYCCGGDTAVQIGETSNKSSCCSGHSSTKASDSPADPDAIYTCPMHPEIEQVGPGDCPICGMDLEPKVVALDDEGEDKQYADMKLRFWVGVALSVPLLVIAMGPMVGLRVADWMSQNVFGWLQLALATPVVFWCGWPLLVRGAKSFRTMNLNMFSLIAVGTLAAYLFSLVVVLLPGVIPEAFFENGVPPLYFEASAVIITLVLLGQVLELRARQQTGGAIRELMKLAPDTAHRITDDGEEDVSLDSVHKGDRLRVRPGEKVPVDGNVLSGSSSVDESMLTGEPMPVKKVEGDEITGGTLNQTGALVMEAGGVGGDTVLNRIVQMVADAQRSRAPIQKLVDVVARYFVPAVIVCSILAFIGWAVFGPEPQLAHAFVAAVAVLIIACPCALGLATPMSVMVGVGRGAKEGVLIKNAEVLEVMEKVDTIVVDKTGTLTQGRPEVTGVETFGDWNENDVLTLAAAVESQSEHPLAQAVVRRVKANEFQVVEAREFNSITGGGVRARVDDHDVLIGKADLLDEQGIEGVDAGRDKAGSHQAEGATVVFVAIDNKLVAILAITDPIKESTPAALKTLHELGLKVVMLTGDAEPTAKAVATKLGIDEFHAGVSPEEKHDFVRMLKKEGKTVAMCGDGINDAPALAEANVGIAMGTGTGVAIESAGVTLVGGDLRGVAAAANLSRKTMSNIRQNLFFAFIYNALGIPVAAGLLYPIFGVLLSPMIAAAAMSFSSVSVIANALRLRAAKLT from the coding sequence ATGGACCACGCCGAGAAACACAAGACATCGCTGCCCGTTGCCGATGCGTCGACGCAGATCGACCCGGTTTGTGGGATGACCGTTCCGGCAGATAGTCCACGATCGGCCGAGTATAACGGCGAGAATTACGTTTTTTGCAGCGATGGATGCTTGAAAAAATTCCAAGATGATCCTGCTGGAGTGCTGGCAAAGCGATCACAGAAAGAGGCATCGAGCGGTTCGTATTGTTGCGGTGGAGACACAGCGGTACAGATCGGGGAAACCTCGAACAAGTCTTCGTGCTGCAGTGGTCACTCATCGACCAAGGCGAGCGATTCCCCGGCGGACCCGGATGCTATCTACACATGCCCGATGCACCCTGAAATCGAGCAGGTTGGGCCTGGCGATTGCCCAATTTGTGGGATGGACTTGGAGCCGAAGGTCGTCGCATTGGATGACGAGGGTGAAGATAAACAATACGCCGACATGAAACTTCGCTTTTGGGTGGGCGTTGCGTTGTCGGTGCCATTGCTCGTGATCGCGATGGGGCCGATGGTGGGTTTGCGGGTCGCGGATTGGATGAGTCAAAACGTCTTTGGCTGGTTGCAGTTGGCTCTTGCGACGCCGGTTGTATTCTGGTGCGGATGGCCCTTGTTGGTTCGCGGAGCCAAGTCGTTTCGCACGATGAACTTGAACATGTTCTCGTTGATCGCCGTGGGAACGTTGGCAGCGTATCTGTTCAGTTTGGTCGTCGTGTTGCTTCCTGGTGTGATCCCAGAGGCGTTTTTCGAGAACGGAGTTCCACCTCTGTATTTTGAAGCGTCGGCGGTGATCATCACGTTGGTGTTGCTTGGGCAAGTGTTGGAACTGCGAGCACGACAGCAGACGGGCGGAGCGATTCGCGAACTCATGAAGCTTGCCCCCGATACGGCACACCGAATCACAGACGATGGCGAGGAAGACGTCTCGCTCGATTCGGTCCACAAGGGCGATCGGCTGCGAGTTCGTCCTGGTGAGAAAGTTCCGGTCGATGGGAATGTTCTCAGCGGTTCGAGCAGCGTTGACGAGTCGATGTTGACGGGCGAGCCGATGCCGGTGAAGAAGGTGGAAGGTGACGAAATCACGGGCGGAACGTTGAACCAGACCGGTGCGCTCGTCATGGAGGCCGGCGGTGTTGGCGGGGACACGGTTCTGAACCGCATCGTGCAAATGGTTGCCGACGCACAGCGGAGTCGCGCCCCGATTCAGAAACTGGTCGATGTGGTGGCTCGTTACTTTGTGCCGGCGGTGATCGTTTGTTCGATTCTCGCGTTCATCGGCTGGGCGGTGTTTGGTCCGGAGCCGCAACTGGCTCATGCGTTCGTAGCGGCCGTTGCCGTGTTGATCATTGCTTGTCCGTGTGCGTTGGGGCTGGCAACGCCCATGTCGGTGATGGTCGGCGTTGGCCGCGGTGCCAAGGAAGGCGTATTAATTAAGAACGCAGAAGTCCTCGAAGTCATGGAGAAGGTTGACACGATTGTCGTCGACAAGACGGGCACGCTGACCCAGGGACGACCGGAAGTGACAGGCGTCGAAACGTTCGGTGACTGGAATGAGAACGATGTGTTGACGTTGGCTGCGGCGGTCGAATCGCAGAGCGAACATCCGTTGGCTCAGGCGGTCGTTCGCCGAGTGAAGGCGAATGAGTTCCAGGTTGTGGAGGCGAGGGAATTCAACAGTATCACCGGTGGTGGCGTTCGCGCTCGCGTCGATGATCATGATGTTTTGATCGGCAAAGCTGACTTGTTGGACGAACAAGGCATCGAGGGCGTCGATGCGGGGCGAGACAAAGCGGGATCGCATCAGGCCGAGGGTGCGACGGTTGTGTTCGTGGCGATCGACAACAAGTTGGTGGCAATTCTCGCGATCACTGACCCGATCAAGGAGAGCACGCCGGCAGCGCTAAAGACATTGCATGAACTGGGGTTGAAAGTCGTGATGTTGACCGGTGATGCCGAACCGACTGCGAAAGCCGTCGCGACAAAGCTGGGCATCGACGAGTTTCATGCTGGCGTTTCGCCAGAGGAAAAGCATGACTTCGTTCGCATGTTGAAGAAGGAAGGCAAGACAGTTGCGATGTGTGGCGATGGGATCAACGACGCTCCGGCACTCGCCGAAGCGAACGTTGGCATCGCGATGGGCACGGGGACAGGCGTTGCGATTGAATCCGCTGGTGTCACACTCGTCGGCGGCGATCTGCGCGGTGTCGCTGCGGCGGCGAACTTGAGCCGCAAAACGATGAGCAACATTCGTCAGAACCTGTTCTTCGCTTTCATTTACAACGCACTGGGAATCCCGGTCGCTGCTGGGTTGCTGTATCCGATCTTCGGCGTGTTGCTCAGCCCCATGATTGCAGCGGCAGCGATGAGTTTTAGCAGTGTGTCGGTGATTGCGAATGCGTTGAGATTGCGGGCAGCCAAGCTCACGTGA
- a CDS encoding four-helix bundle copper-binding protein: protein MSTATASMKECLQNCQECQTTCADMLTSHCLSEGGDHVEQTHVKLMLDCIAACAACVDFMSRNSDHHALYCRACAEICKACADSCDKIGSMEKCVECCHKCQESCSAMMA, encoded by the coding sequence ATGAGTACCGCAACCGCATCCATGAAAGAGTGCCTTCAAAACTGCCAAGAGTGCCAAACGACCTGTGCTGACATGCTGACCAGCCACTGCCTATCCGAAGGCGGCGACCACGTCGAGCAAACGCACGTCAAACTAATGCTCGACTGCATCGCCGCTTGTGCAGCCTGCGTCGACTTCATGAGCCGCAATAGCGATCACCACGCGTTGTATTGCCGAGCCTGCGCCGAGATCTGCAAAGCATGTGCAGACAGTTGTGACAAGATCGGCAGCATGGAGAAGTGCGTCGAGTGCTGCCACAAGTGCCAAGAAAGCTGTTCAGCGATGATGGCGTAA
- a CDS encoding transposase, whose product MLDRSWAGVFRDCLLEQLPVRDLATGFRDDYGRPTKDIYVAIGALILQQLHDFTDQQTTEAIALNIAWHYALDIRHNSDAYICERTLRNYRKMVLDAGLDQVLFRTLTDKLIKEIGIDTSKQRLDSTAVRSAIGGLTRPEILVEATCKFLRELKRKHPEQYSLVDPEIIRKYVTRTGDVCFGDTRPSESRKRISEAAGNVFKLVEFFQETECSTLESYQLLRKIFHEQCEVSSSGEAPVTVRPPSKTGCDGVINPADPDARYNKHRGTGYLVQIMETYDEEDSEEPDTSITPKPDLITHVAVDPLTMHDKDALTPAFDDTEQRGIKPQELLADSHYGSTECIENGNGRDVEIVAPAQTPKGKLQGKFTLEDFDVDDEGRITRCPAGQRPAETSVAGIRLQVIFMAETCESCPHKDRCPASSVGRSSVRYQYTHDRVRLRLRRMKERGDEFRDRYRWCVGVEATMSRLKYQMGMIRLRVRKMLNITYVATLCALGLNIRRVAAYRSAVG is encoded by the coding sequence TTGCTTGATCGGAGTTGGGCCGGCGTTTTTCGTGACTGTTTGTTGGAGCAGCTTCCTGTCCGCGATCTTGCGACCGGGTTTCGCGATGATTATGGGCGTCCGACGAAGGATATCTATGTCGCGATCGGTGCGTTGATTCTTCAGCAACTCCATGATTTCACCGACCAGCAAACCACTGAAGCAATCGCGTTGAATATCGCTTGGCATTACGCGTTGGATATCAGGCACAATTCCGATGCCTACATCTGCGAGCGAACGCTCCGCAACTATCGCAAGATGGTGCTCGACGCTGGCCTTGATCAAGTTCTTTTCCGCACGCTGACAGACAAACTCATCAAGGAGATCGGTATCGACACAAGCAAGCAACGTCTTGACTCGACCGCAGTACGATCGGCCATTGGTGGATTAACTAGGCCGGAAATATTAGTTGAGGCAACTTGCAAGTTTCTGCGGGAGCTCAAACGAAAGCATCCGGAACAATATTCGTTGGTCGATCCAGAAATCATTCGCAAATATGTAACGCGAACAGGCGACGTTTGCTTTGGCGACACACGGCCCAGTGAGTCAAGAAAGCGGATATCGGAAGCCGCCGGAAATGTCTTTAAACTCGTTGAGTTCTTTCAAGAAACGGAATGCTCGACTTTAGAGAGCTACCAGTTGCTACGGAAAATTTTTCACGAGCAGTGTGAGGTCTCTAGCTCAGGTGAAGCACCCGTCACTGTGCGGCCACCGAGTAAAACGGGATGTGATGGCGTGATCAATCCGGCTGATCCCGATGCTCGCTACAACAAACATCGCGGCACGGGCTATCTCGTACAGATCATGGAAACGTATGACGAGGAAGATTCCGAGGAGCCAGATACTTCAATCACTCCAAAACCTGATCTGATCACCCATGTGGCTGTGGACCCGTTAACGATGCACGACAAAGACGCACTGACTCCTGCATTCGATGACACTGAGCAGCGTGGCATCAAGCCGCAGGAACTTCTTGCCGACTCGCACTATGGATCGACTGAGTGCATCGAAAACGGAAATGGTCGCGATGTTGAAATCGTTGCTCCGGCGCAAACGCCTAAAGGAAAGTTGCAAGGCAAGTTCACGCTTGAAGACTTTGACGTCGATGACGAAGGACGCATTACACGGTGTCCTGCCGGACAGCGGCCTGCAGAGACGAGCGTCGCTGGCATTCGTCTTCAAGTCATTTTCATGGCGGAAACATGTGAAAGTTGTCCTCACAAGGATCGGTGTCCAGCATCATCGGTAGGACGTAGTTCAGTTCGCTACCAATACACACACGATCGTGTGCGCCTTCGACTACGCAGAATGAAGGAAAGAGGCGACGAGTTCCGCGATCGTTATCGATGGTGTGTTGGAGTTGAGGCAACCATGTCACGGCTCAAGTACCAGATGGGAATGATTCGATTGCGAGTCCGAAAGATGCTCAACATCACCTATGTGGCAACCCTGTGCGCGCTCGGGCTGAACATCCGCCGCGTTGCCGCCTACCGCTCGGCAGTTGGGTAA
- a CDS encoding DNA cytosine methyltransferase: MQQEIRTCDLFCGVGGSSRGAAMAGATPVAGLDMWGMATDAYAVNFPCAQTYRMKASSLKPQRLMDDVGKIDLLLASPECTAHSVAKGKKPGCEKSRGTAFEVIRFAKVLHPRWIVVENVLQMQRWARFDEWKSKLQSLGYHINSGVLDARYFSTPTSRRRLFVVCDREQEPSLPDQKNETKKTVSSILGRGESNSSPWPLSEVRTPERALATLERAERAIESLGDNTPFIMVYYGSDGAGGYQRLDRPLRTVTTLDRFAYVRPTKFGHEMRMLQPTELAAAMGFPTEHQLPKSTRREKIKLIGNAVCPRVMAAVVKTLTTPREAESKTAILRGREV, encoded by the coding sequence ATGCAACAAGAGATACGAACTTGCGATTTGTTCTGTGGGGTGGGCGGTAGTTCACGCGGGGCTGCGATGGCGGGCGCAACGCCGGTCGCTGGGCTCGATATGTGGGGTATGGCAACTGATGCGTACGCTGTCAATTTTCCGTGTGCGCAAACTTATCGAATGAAGGCCAGTTCGCTGAAGCCACAGCGATTGATGGACGACGTCGGCAAGATCGACCTTCTCTTGGCGTCCCCAGAATGCACCGCGCATAGCGTCGCGAAGGGAAAGAAGCCGGGCTGCGAAAAGAGCCGTGGCACTGCGTTTGAAGTCATTCGTTTTGCAAAAGTGCTTCATCCTCGATGGATCGTCGTTGAAAACGTGCTTCAGATGCAGCGGTGGGCACGGTTCGATGAATGGAAATCAAAGCTCCAATCGCTTGGCTATCACATCAATAGTGGCGTCCTCGATGCACGCTACTTCTCGACGCCCACCTCACGCCGCCGTTTGTTCGTCGTTTGCGATCGGGAACAAGAGCCGTCTTTGCCGGATCAAAAGAACGAAACCAAGAAAACGGTGTCGAGTATCCTTGGTCGCGGCGAGTCCAATTCATCACCTTGGCCACTCAGTGAAGTGCGAACGCCTGAGCGAGCGTTGGCTACGCTTGAACGCGCCGAGCGTGCCATCGAATCACTTGGCGACAACACGCCATTCATTATGGTGTACTACGGCAGCGATGGCGCTGGCGGCTACCAACGCCTGGATCGACCGCTGCGAACGGTTACGACACTCGATCGGTTTGCCTATGTTCGACCGACCAAATTCGGCCATGAGATGCGAATGCTACAGCCAACGGAACTGGCAGCGGCCATGGGTTTTCCCACTGAGCATCAACTTCCCAAGTCGACTCGCCGCGAGAAGATCAAACTGATTGGAAACGCAGTTTGCCCTCGTGTAATGGCGGCCGTAGTTAAAACTCTTACCACACCTAGAGAAGCTGAATCAAAGACTGCTATTCTCCGGGGCCGGGAAGTTTGA
- a CDS encoding restriction endonuclease, whose product MVQCIRDHFSSWPVGFEQRASQLTRMMDSNFVSYDLTRPSRDGGRDAIGEYRVGTEASSILIDFALEAKCYAEVNSIGGREISRLISRLRHRQFGVLVTTSFVNSQAYKEVKEDKHPILVIAASDIVEILKRSELNTPQLVVDWLQSNFPAPENSSL is encoded by the coding sequence ATGGTTCAGTGCATACGGGATCATTTTTCCAGCTGGCCCGTTGGATTTGAGCAGCGTGCTTCCCAACTGACTCGCATGATGGACTCGAATTTTGTTTCGTATGATCTAACACGACCTAGCCGAGACGGAGGACGTGATGCAATTGGTGAGTACAGAGTTGGCACTGAAGCCTCTTCCATACTCATCGACTTTGCTCTTGAAGCAAAGTGCTATGCCGAGGTTAACTCCATCGGGGGCCGCGAAATATCGCGTCTGATTTCAAGACTGCGTCACCGACAATTCGGAGTCCTGGTAACAACCTCCTTTGTAAATTCGCAGGCCTACAAAGAGGTCAAGGAAGACAAACACCCGATCCTGGTAATTGCCGCATCAGACATCGTTGAAATTCTGAAACGCTCTGAGCTCAATACACCTCAATTAGTGGTGGATTGGCTGCAGTCAAACTTCCCGGCCCCGGAGAATAGCAGTCTTTGA
- the drmB gene encoding DUF1998 domain-containing protein, whose protein sequence is MARKTIRRSQAVVPFGVGAIFDLPGQSLMSAGLDVWPDKPKCPINDDRLARRLGVTFFRAPPPAPGEGYAGALLPFVRFPLWHFCPRCRSLERSKWNETAAPRCASDLGSRFKSKPGEKKQPSCSALPEKKRYRMVAVRFITACPNGHIDDFPWELWAHRKSGENLSDVRVCNRPQLRLNYGRFSGLGGLKVVCETCESSRTMSGSAGPNSLEGLICSRNRPWLGPHGTDEECDATPRMLQRGATNLYFPKVASAILIPPFSDPLRAIIDQPHYWQVLAGNPQPDNTPDRQTVTNIATILQCDPDRLFEVTQEKMKGLEPSGDAQSEEEFRHSEYTALSEASGDDESEFVTVPQKLNEYEPFLRNILDRIVLVEKLAETRALTGFSRIDPPPYREFDTHDQDKLSLQRRNWLPAMRVYGEGLFFRFNKSVIDTWITSAVEQRVQSMIDGHHQMCEKLQRTPRQLPPRFFLLHTLAHILIRRLSFECGYGSSSLRERLYCWDEPGKEMSGILIYTAAGDSEGTMGGLVQQGKPGRLEALFRGAIQDARWCSSDPLCIESSGQGIDSLNRAACHACALLPETSCEEGNRYLDRGVLVGTPNDPGLGFFADLVSSAAAPNA, encoded by the coding sequence ATGGCAAGAAAAACAATTCGTCGCTCGCAAGCGGTTGTTCCGTTTGGTGTCGGTGCAATCTTCGATCTTCCCGGTCAAAGTCTAATGAGCGCTGGGCTGGATGTCTGGCCCGACAAGCCGAAATGTCCGATCAATGATGATCGCTTGGCGAGACGTCTCGGCGTTACGTTCTTTCGCGCGCCTCCGCCAGCGCCGGGTGAGGGATACGCCGGAGCGTTGCTTCCGTTCGTTCGTTTCCCGTTATGGCACTTTTGTCCGCGCTGCCGTTCACTCGAGCGAAGCAAATGGAACGAAACGGCGGCTCCTCGATGCGCCAGCGATCTGGGCAGTCGGTTCAAATCGAAGCCGGGCGAGAAGAAACAGCCATCATGCTCGGCATTGCCCGAGAAGAAACGATACCGAATGGTTGCGGTTCGCTTCATCACGGCTTGTCCAAACGGTCACATTGACGATTTCCCATGGGAGCTTTGGGCACATCGGAAGTCCGGAGAAAACCTGTCGGACGTTCGAGTCTGCAATCGACCGCAGCTTCGGTTGAACTACGGACGTTTCTCTGGGTTGGGAGGACTAAAGGTTGTCTGCGAAACCTGTGAGTCTTCGCGAACGATGAGTGGTTCGGCTGGTCCGAATTCACTCGAAGGACTCATTTGCAGTCGGAACCGACCGTGGCTTGGTCCCCACGGCACTGATGAGGAATGTGACGCCACGCCTCGGATGCTACAACGTGGTGCAACGAATCTGTATTTTCCAAAGGTTGCCAGCGCTATCCTGATACCACCGTTCAGCGACCCACTTCGCGCGATCATTGACCAACCGCACTATTGGCAAGTCCTTGCCGGTAATCCGCAACCGGACAATACTCCAGATCGTCAGACGGTAACGAACATCGCAACGATCCTTCAATGCGATCCGGATCGGTTGTTTGAAGTAACCCAAGAGAAGATGAAGGGATTAGAACCGAGCGGAGACGCTCAAAGCGAAGAAGAGTTCCGCCACTCGGAGTACACCGCGCTTTCCGAAGCTTCCGGCGATGATGAAAGTGAGTTCGTGACCGTCCCGCAGAAACTGAACGAGTACGAACCGTTCTTGCGAAACATACTCGACCGAATCGTCCTTGTTGAGAAGCTTGCGGAGACACGTGCGCTAACAGGATTCTCCAGAATCGACCCGCCGCCGTACCGCGAGTTTGATACGCACGACCAAGATAAATTGAGCCTCCAGCGGCGTAACTGGCTGCCTGCAATGCGTGTATATGGCGAAGGTTTGTTCTTCCGTTTTAACAAATCAGTGATCGACACCTGGATAACCTCTGCCGTTGAACAGCGGGTCCAGTCCATGATCGACGGTCACCATCAAATGTGCGAAAAGCTCCAGCGAACTCCGAGACAATTGCCGCCTCGGTTCTTCCTGCTTCACACCCTCGCCCATATTTTAATTCGGCGACTCAGTTTCGAGTGCGGCTATGGTAGCTCGTCTTTGCGAGAGCGACTTTACTGCTGGGATGAACCCGGAAAGGAGATGTCAGGGATCCTGATCTACACCGCCGCGGGCGACTCTGAAGGAACGATGGGAGGCTTGGTGCAACAAGGCAAGCCCGGCCGTCTTGAAGCATTGTTTCGCGGTGCGATTCAAGACGCTCGCTGGTGTTCGTCCGACCCGCTATGCATCGAAAGCAGCGGCCAAGGTATCGACTCGTTGAACCGCGCAGCTTGCCACGCCTGTGCCCTGTTGCCGGAGACAAGTTGCGAGGAGGGCAATCGTTATCTGGATCGAGGTGTACTGGTCGGGACGCCGAACGATCCGGGGCTTGGCTTCTTCGCTGACCTTGTGTCATCCGCGGCTGCCCCCAATGCATGA